A single region of the Eschrichtius robustus isolate mEscRob2 unplaced genomic scaffold, mEscRob2.pri scaffold_885, whole genome shotgun sequence genome encodes:
- the LOC137758415 gene encoding metallothionein-1E, whose amino-acid sequence MDPKCSCPTGGSCSCAGSCTCKACRCTSCKKSCCSCCPVGCAKCAQGCVCKGASDKCSCCA is encoded by the exons ATGGACCCCAAGTGCTCCTGCCCCACTG GCGGCTCCTGCAGCTGCGCTGGCTCCTGCACCTGCAAAGCCTGCAGATGCACCTCCTGCAAGAAGA gctgctgctcctgctgcccCGTGGGCTGCGCCAAGTGTGCCCAGGGCTGCGTCTGCAAAGGGGCCTCGGACAAGTGCAGCTGCTGTGCCTGA